A genome region from Akkermansiaceae bacterium includes the following:
- a CDS encoding J domain-containing protein, translated as MATDFKDYYQILGITKDAPQAEVKKAFRKLARAHHPDVAKDKSTAEEKFKEINEAYEVLGDPEKRKKYDTLGANWNQQAPPPPPGGGWSSGPMPGGAEFQFDGTGFSDFFEQYFSGGGARRSAGFGGGFPGQGGARRGQDIEGDLMVTLEEAFHGSMRTISLRKAEPGTGRVIADEVQVRIPAGIGEGQRLRVPGHGGEGAGGGERGDLYLRVRIAAHPDFRVKGHDLFRDLGLAPWEAVLGTTISIDIPGGKSVQVKIPAGTGSGDQLRLKGYGLPKKGDPGDLFVVISIETPPSIDASERALWEKLRDLSKFNPREL; from the coding sequence ATGGCAACCGACTTCAAAGACTACTATCAGATCCTCGGTATCACCAAGGACGCACCCCAGGCGGAGGTGAAAAAGGCCTTCCGCAAGCTGGCGCGCGCCCACCATCCGGATGTGGCCAAGGACAAGTCCACGGCGGAGGAAAAATTCAAGGAGATCAACGAGGCATACGAGGTTCTGGGAGATCCGGAGAAACGGAAGAAATACGACACGCTCGGCGCGAACTGGAACCAGCAGGCACCGCCCCCGCCGCCGGGCGGCGGCTGGTCTTCCGGCCCGATGCCGGGAGGGGCGGAGTTCCAGTTCGATGGCACCGGCTTCAGCGATTTCTTCGAGCAATACTTTTCCGGCGGCGGTGCGAGGCGCTCGGCGGGTTTCGGCGGCGGTTTCCCCGGCCAAGGCGGTGCACGGCGCGGGCAGGACATCGAGGGCGACCTCATGGTCACCCTGGAGGAGGCGTTCCATGGCTCCATGCGAACCATTTCCCTCCGCAAGGCCGAGCCCGGGACAGGCCGGGTGATCGCCGACGAAGTCCAGGTGCGCATCCCGGCGGGTATCGGCGAGGGACAGAGGCTGCGCGTTCCCGGTCACGGCGGGGAGGGGGCTGGCGGCGGAGAGAGAGGCGACCTTTACCTCCGTGTCCGCATCGCCGCCCATCCCGATTTCCGGGTGAAAGGGCACGATCTTTTCCGCGACCTCGGGCTGGCGCCGTGGGAGGCGGTGCTCGGCACGACGATTTCCATCGACATCCCCGGCGGTAAATCCGTGCAGGTCAAAATCCCGGCGGGCACCGGCTCCGGGGATCAGCTCCGCCTCAAGGGCTACGGCCTCCCCAAAAAGGGCGACCCAGGAGATCTTTTTGTCGTGATCTCCATCGAGACCCCTCCATCCATTGACGCCAGCGAGCGCGCCCTATGGGAAAAGCTCCGCGACCTCTCCAAATTCAATCCCAGGGAACTCTGA
- a CDS encoding DUF5060 domain-containing protein, with amino-acid sequence MEIGFTVTDGAAPAPLGPVATSKIAKGVHGELKKWHRVGIVFEGPGSWENGTPNPFLDYRLNVVFRHAASGRSMVVPGYFAADGAAGETGEGSGKIWRVNFSPPETGEWNYEARFRAGKGVAVEDGEDAGAPARLDGNPDGIVKGKFTVGQTDKTGRDNRARGRLEYVGERYLRWAETGKYFLKQGADSPENLFAYADFDGDFKSDGQKDKLVKTYGPHVQDWKTGDPTWQDGKGKGLIGAINYLASEGVNSISFMTMNIEGDDRNVFMYTAYGERVRIDVSRMDQWEVVMDHADRMGFHLHFKTQEAENDTLLDNGDLGVERKLYYRELIARFGHHLALNWNLGEENNKQTDLQRREMARYFNETDPYGHNIVIHTYPPQKSKIHTPLLGEKSKLTGLSMQGSDPKFGDVHKDVLEWVEKSTAAGKPWVVAYDEPGSAQEGLMNDAEDAKNPQGKGNYADARHKALWGVLLAGGTGTEWYFGYKFDHSDLTLQDFRSRDKWWDSCRHALTFFSDNKIPFQEMRSDNAQVGNSPNGNEAGYCFSKPGDTYVVYLPKGGERDLWPEGGSAYSIRWFDPRNGGRLQVGSKDSMLGGIGNSMGLPPSDPDKDWVVLVRKK; translated from the coding sequence ATGGAGATCGGCTTCACGGTCACCGATGGGGCGGCTCCAGCTCCGCTTGGCCCGGTGGCAACCTCGAAAATTGCCAAGGGGGTGCATGGCGAGCTGAAGAAGTGGCATCGCGTTGGGATTGTCTTCGAGGGGCCGGGGAGTTGGGAAAACGGGACTCCCAACCCGTTCCTCGACTACCGCCTGAACGTTGTCTTCCGCCATGCCGCTTCCGGGCGGAGCATGGTGGTGCCGGGATATTTCGCTGCGGATGGGGCGGCGGGTGAAACGGGTGAGGGTTCCGGAAAGATCTGGAGAGTGAACTTTTCTCCGCCCGAAACGGGGGAGTGGAACTATGAGGCCCGGTTCCGGGCGGGAAAGGGCGTGGCCGTGGAAGATGGCGAAGATGCGGGCGCGCCCGCCCGCTTGGACGGGAATCCGGACGGGATTGTGAAAGGGAAATTCACCGTCGGGCAGACAGACAAGACCGGCCGCGACAACCGCGCGCGCGGGCGTTTGGAATATGTGGGCGAGCGCTATCTCCGCTGGGCTGAGACCGGGAAATATTTCCTCAAGCAGGGTGCGGATTCCCCGGAGAACCTCTTCGCCTATGCTGATTTTGACGGCGATTTCAAGAGTGACGGCCAAAAGGACAAGTTGGTGAAAACGTATGGGCCGCACGTTCAGGATTGGAAGACCGGTGACCCCACCTGGCAGGACGGCAAGGGCAAGGGGCTGATCGGCGCCATCAATTACCTCGCCTCCGAGGGCGTGAACTCGATCTCATTCATGACCATGAACATCGAAGGCGATGATCGGAACGTGTTCATGTACACCGCTTACGGGGAGCGGGTGCGAATCGATGTCTCCCGGATGGACCAGTGGGAGGTGGTGATGGATCACGCGGATCGCATGGGATTCCACCTGCACTTCAAGACCCAGGAGGCGGAAAACGACACGCTCCTTGATAACGGCGATCTGGGCGTGGAGCGAAAACTTTACTACCGCGAGTTGATCGCACGCTTCGGCCACCACCTCGCGCTGAACTGGAATCTCGGAGAGGAGAACAACAAGCAGACCGACTTGCAGCGCAGGGAAATGGCAAGGTATTTCAACGAGACCGATCCCTATGGACACAACATCGTCATCCACACGTATCCACCGCAGAAATCCAAGATCCACACGCCGCTGTTAGGGGAGAAGTCGAAACTCACCGGCCTGTCGATGCAGGGCAGCGATCCGAAGTTCGGAGACGTGCACAAGGATGTGCTGGAGTGGGTGGAAAAATCCACCGCAGCGGGCAAGCCGTGGGTGGTCGCCTACGACGAACCAGGCAGCGCCCAGGAAGGCCTTATGAACGACGCCGAGGATGCGAAGAACCCGCAGGGCAAAGGCAACTATGCCGACGCCCGCCACAAGGCTCTGTGGGGCGTGCTTCTCGCGGGCGGCACGGGCACCGAGTGGTATTTCGGATACAAGTTCGATCACTCCGACCTCACCCTACAGGATTTCCGCAGCCGCGATAAGTGGTGGGATTCCTGCCGCCACGCGCTGACATTCTTTTCCGATAACAAGATCCCGTTCCAGGAAATGAGAAGTGACAACGCACAAGTCGGAAACAGCCCGAACGGCAACGAGGCGGGCTACTGCTTCTCCAAGCCCGGAGATACCTACGTCGTCTATCTGCCGAAAGGCGGCGAGAGGGATCTCTGGCCTGAAGGCGGATCTGCTTACAGCATCCGCTGGTTCGATCCCCGCAACGGCGGCAGACTTCAGGTGGGATCGAAAGACTCGATGCTAGGCGGCATCGGAAATTCCATGGGCCTGCCGCCGTCAGACCCTGACAAGGACTGGGTCGTCCTGGTCCGGAAAAAATAA
- the pssA gene encoding CDP-diacylglycerol--serine O-phosphatidyltransferase: protein MPATRDPDEPKIFFLPNLMTACNLACGFFAVLMIFKGQIEVQKVTGDSIVAAKEYYEISRKFYEYAILLIFGSCLFDLLDGRLARLGGQESPFGQEFDSLADIISFGMAPALLMSRAVLFPLGNIGWGIALIYLVCGAMRLARFNCLASMPKKPGASSDFRGIPIPMAAGFIASITFLIIDLYKNDHEVGPWKYVLAAAMLFLSWLMISDVRYPSFKTVGWKTRGTYTAILLAVVLLFITVQFRYVMPVVLFSAYLLYGFIRPWLSQRMRKEIEVYSPPEDTPDDPKENPTEY from the coding sequence ATGCCCGCCACCCGCGACCCGGACGAGCCGAAGATCTTCTTCCTCCCGAACCTGATGACCGCCTGCAACCTCGCCTGCGGCTTCTTCGCCGTGCTGATGATTTTCAAGGGCCAGATCGAGGTGCAGAAAGTCACGGGCGACAGCATTGTGGCCGCCAAGGAATACTACGAGATCTCCCGGAAATTCTACGAATACGCGATCCTTCTCATCTTCGGCTCCTGCCTCTTTGATCTGCTCGACGGGCGGCTTGCACGGCTCGGCGGACAGGAATCCCCCTTCGGCCAGGAGTTCGACTCGCTGGCGGACATCATCTCCTTCGGCATGGCTCCCGCCCTGCTGATGTCCCGAGCCGTGCTTTTCCCGCTCGGCAACATCGGCTGGGGCATCGCGCTCATCTACCTCGTCTGCGGGGCGATGCGGCTCGCTCGTTTCAACTGCCTCGCCTCCATGCCGAAAAAGCCCGGCGCGAGCTCCGATTTCCGCGGCATCCCCATCCCCATGGCCGCCGGTTTCATCGCCTCGATCACCTTCCTCATCATCGACCTCTACAAGAACGACCACGAGGTCGGCCCGTGGAAATACGTGTTGGCGGCTGCGATGCTTTTTCTCTCCTGGCTAATGATCAGCGATGTCCGCTACCCGTCTTTCAAGACCGTCGGCTGGAAAACGCGCGGCACCTACACCGCCATCCTGCTGGCCGTGGTGCTGTTGTTCATCACCGTGCAGTTCCGCTATGTCATGCCGGTGGTGCTGTTCAGCGCATACCTTCTCTACGGCTTCATCCGCCCTTGGCTTTCCCAGCGGATGCGCAAGGAAATCGAGGTCTATTCTCCTCCCGAGGATACACCGGATGATCCCAAGGAAAACCCCACCGAATACTGA
- a CDS encoding KamA family radical SAM protein, protein MTTPSDLDTTFRSHAPGYWADSDMENWGDPKWQLRNRIDSLADLEARIKLTDEERAGVLLAGTKLAMSITPHFFNLIDKDDPDCPIRRQVIPRIEEAWTAPEELADPCGEDSHMPVPGLVHRYPDRVLFLVTDRCASYCRYCTRSRVVSGVGEQQLETQWEAAFQYLEKHTEVRDVLLSGGDPLLFSDAKLDKILTRLRAIPHIQFLRIGSRIPIFLPQRITPELCAMLKKHHPLFISIHSNHPKELTTEVRDGLVRLAEAGIPLGNQSVLLRGVNDSPEIQKALVHKLLMCRVRPYYLYQCDLITGSSHLRTSVSEGVDIIEQLRGHTTGYAVPQFVIDGPGGGGKIPVNPNYVVDSDPSKVTLRNYEGGIFDYPNPSTISADEMKALHEKALCGR, encoded by the coding sequence ATGACCACCCCTAGCGATCTCGACACCACCTTCCGCTCCCACGCCCCCGGCTATTGGGCAGATTCCGACATGGAGAATTGGGGCGATCCGAAATGGCAGCTCCGCAACCGCATCGATTCGCTCGCGGATCTCGAGGCGCGCATCAAGCTCACCGATGAAGAGCGTGCCGGCGTCCTGCTCGCCGGCACGAAGCTTGCGATGTCCATCACCCCGCATTTCTTCAACCTGATCGACAAGGACGATCCGGATTGCCCGATCCGCCGCCAGGTGATCCCACGCATCGAGGAAGCCTGGACTGCCCCGGAGGAACTGGCCGATCCCTGCGGCGAGGACTCCCACATGCCCGTCCCCGGCCTTGTCCACCGCTACCCTGACCGCGTGCTTTTCCTAGTGACCGACCGCTGCGCCTCCTACTGCCGCTACTGCACCCGCTCGCGGGTCGTCTCCGGTGTCGGCGAGCAACAGCTGGAGACCCAGTGGGAAGCAGCCTTCCAATACCTTGAGAAACACACCGAAGTCCGTGACGTCCTGCTCTCCGGCGGCGATCCGCTGCTTTTCTCCGATGCGAAACTGGACAAGATCCTAACCCGCCTGCGAGCCATCCCGCACATCCAGTTCCTCCGCATCGGCTCGCGCATCCCCATTTTCCTGCCGCAACGGATCACTCCGGAACTCTGCGCGATGCTGAAGAAACACCACCCGCTGTTCATTTCCATCCACAGCAACCACCCGAAGGAACTGACCACCGAAGTGCGCGACGGCTTGGTGCGGCTCGCCGAGGCCGGCATCCCGCTCGGCAACCAATCCGTTCTGCTGCGCGGGGTGAACGACTCGCCGGAGATCCAGAAAGCCCTGGTCCACAAGCTGCTGATGTGCCGCGTGCGCCCGTATTATCTCTATCAGTGCGATCTTATCACCGGCTCCTCCCACCTCCGCACTTCCGTATCCGAAGGGGTCGATATCATCGAGCAACTTCGCGGCCACACCACCGGCTACGCCGTCCCACAGTTCGTCATCGACGGCCCCGGCGGCGGCGGGAAAATCCCGGTGAACCCGAATTACGTGGTCGATTCAGATCCATCGAAAGTCACCCTCCGCAACTACGAGGGAGGCATCTTCGATTACCCGAATCCATCTACGATTTCCGCAGATGAAATGAAAGCGCTCCACGAAAAGGCGCTCTGTGGCAGATGA
- a CDS encoding alpha/beta hydrolase — MKIPTSRLPGIRYLSCLLLSLWVTSLSAEPEKINLWEAGKAPDGRGGFTDEEAFVLLHRPEKPNGAAMVICPGGGYGGLVMGGEGNGIAEWLNKQGITGIVLKYRLPKGRAEVPLLDAQRAIRLARENAKPWAIDEKKLGIIGFSAGGHLASTVATHFGKGKEQDAISCRPDFAILIYPVITMRELTHGGSRRNLLGAEPSPEMVKLFSNELQVNAETPPVYLAHAKDDKVVPPENSMSFHEAMKSHGRESEYLELPSGGHGLNGYKGPMWDAWQRGSLEWLARQGLVPAKVKDP, encoded by the coding sequence ATGAAAATCCCAACGTCCCGGCTTCCCGGCATCCGTTACCTGTCCTGCCTTCTCCTTTCCTTGTGGGTCACGTCCTTGTCCGCGGAACCTGAAAAAATCAATCTTTGGGAAGCCGGAAAAGCGCCCGATGGGAGAGGCGGTTTCACGGATGAGGAGGCGTTTGTCCTGCTTCACCGTCCGGAGAAACCCAACGGGGCTGCCATGGTGATCTGTCCCGGCGGCGGCTATGGCGGCTTGGTGATGGGCGGGGAGGGGAATGGGATTGCGGAGTGGCTCAACAAGCAGGGTATCACCGGGATCGTATTGAAATACCGGTTGCCGAAAGGGCGGGCGGAGGTGCCGCTGCTGGACGCACAGCGGGCGATCCGACTGGCTCGCGAAAATGCCAAGCCATGGGCAATCGACGAAAAGAAGCTCGGCATCATCGGATTTTCCGCAGGCGGACATCTCGCATCGACCGTTGCAACGCATTTCGGAAAGGGCAAGGAGCAGGATGCCATAAGCTGCCGTCCGGATTTCGCGATTCTGATTTATCCGGTGATCACGATGAGAGAGCTCACGCACGGCGGGTCGCGCAGGAATCTCCTCGGTGCGGAACCGTCCCCGGAGATGGTGAAACTTTTTTCCAATGAGCTGCAAGTGAATGCCGAAACGCCTCCGGTTTACCTTGCGCACGCAAAGGACGACAAGGTGGTGCCTCCGGAGAACAGCATGTCTTTCCACGAGGCGATGAAATCCCACGGACGGGAAAGCGAATACCTGGAGCTCCCGTCCGGAGGCCATGGCCTCAACGGCTACAAGGGGCCGATGTGGGATGCATGGCAACGCGGATCTCTAGAATGGCTGGCGCGACAGGGGCTTGTCCCGGCGAAAGTCAAAGACCCGTGA
- a CDS encoding septum formation inhibitor Maf, protein MKAVSISLLLILPLHADKIRDHWFSGAEISSYRLTQSHYGESHPGHAELIFVTEPFLLGQQVKDESGRGDSADILKLNALTTFHTGIYSYRTMTSTFRPIDLERFPHALKSTTSIQDWCGQAFQQSNFRENGWSVQLRSYFESAGDKDLTLPAAHLEDALWITLRLDPKKLPTGKTEIIPGAIFTRLNHQPIAAVSAMASLTESGKTSTYKISYPSLERTLAIRFDTVFPHVIRNWQETTPKGTTTAILSKRLENIDYWRMNKPGDAVKRKELGLSPVAD, encoded by the coding sequence ATGAAAGCCGTTTCCATCAGCCTCCTCCTCATCCTTCCGCTCCATGCGGACAAGATCCGCGACCATTGGTTCAGCGGTGCGGAGATCAGCAGCTACCGGCTGACCCAATCCCACTATGGTGAGAGCCACCCCGGCCATGCAGAGCTGATCTTCGTCACCGAGCCATTCCTGTTAGGGCAACAGGTCAAGGATGAGAGCGGTAGGGGCGACTCCGCCGATATCCTCAAGCTCAATGCCCTCACCACCTTCCACACCGGCATCTACTCCTACCGGACGATGACGAGCACCTTCCGCCCCATCGACCTCGAAAGATTCCCCCACGCCCTGAAATCCACCACCTCCATCCAGGATTGGTGCGGGCAGGCTTTCCAACAATCGAACTTCCGCGAAAACGGTTGGAGCGTGCAGCTCCGCTCCTACTTCGAGAGCGCAGGAGACAAGGACCTGACGCTTCCCGCCGCCCACCTCGAAGACGCGCTCTGGATCACCCTGCGGCTCGATCCGAAAAAACTCCCCACCGGAAAAACCGAAATCATCCCCGGTGCCATCTTCACCCGACTGAACCACCAACCCATCGCCGCCGTTTCGGCGATGGCCTCGCTCACCGAATCCGGGAAAACCAGCACCTACAAAATCAGCTACCCATCGCTCGAACGCACGCTCGCCATCCGCTTTGACACCGTCTTCCCCCATGTCATCCGCAACTGGCAGGAAACCACCCCCAAAGGCACCACCACCGCCATACTCAGCAAGCGCTTGGAGAACATCGACTACTGGCGAATGAACAAGCCCGGCGACGCGGTGAAACGCAAGGAACTCGGCCTCAGCCCCGTGGCGGATTGA